The Struthio camelus isolate bStrCam1 chromosome 12, bStrCam1.hap1, whole genome shotgun sequence genome includes a window with the following:
- the PDE8A gene encoding high affinity cAMP-specific and IBMX-insensitive 3',5'-cyclic phosphodiesterase 8A isoform X4, which translates to MGCAPSIHISDSRVVYHSSKESEECSSPHQTNTTMSQQQQGNPVPGLFIKSSNTSTYKAPVTDVQFGPMRLHQDQLQVLLVFAKEDNQSNGFCWACEKAGFRCNIARTPESALECFLDKHHEIIIIDHRHSRYFDAEALCRSIRTTKPSENTVIIGVVRRHGDREESSILPLISAGFTRRYVENSNIMACYNELIQLEFGEVRAQFKLRACNSLFTALEKSQEAIEITSEDHVIQYVNPAFETVMGYQIGELIGKELTEVPINEKKADFLDTINSCIKIGKEWQGMYYAKKKNGDSIQQNVKIIPVIGQGGKIRHYVSISRLCNDNNKAEKTCERVQAESQTDIQTCRHKDRRKGSLDVRSTTSRGSDGSSQRRHSSMARIHSMTIEAPITKVINIINAAQESSPMPVAEALDRVLEILRTTELYSPQLGTKDEDPHTSDLVGGLMTDGLRRLSGNEYILSAKQTHQVAGSLISPISLNDIPPRITEAMENEEHWDFDIFELEAATHKRPLVYLGLKIFARFGICEFLNCSESILRSWLQVIEANYHSSNSYHNSTHSADVLHATAYFLSKERVKQTLDPIDEVAALIAATVHDVDHPGRTNSFLCNAGSELAILYNDTAVLESHHAALAFQLTTQDDKCNIFKSMERNEYRTLRQAIIDMVLATEMTKHFEHVNKFVNSINKPLAALEENGNNGDGESVKTVLTSPENRILIKRMLIKCADISNPCRPLEQCIEWAGRISEEYFAQTDEEKRQGLPVVMPVFDRNTCSIPKSQISFIDYFITDMFDAWDAFADLPNLMQHLDNNFKYWKGLDERKLRSLRPPPE; encoded by the exons GTACTTTTAGTGTTTGCCAAAGAAGATAACCAGAGTAACGGGTTCTGTTGGGCATGTGAGAAAGCTGGATTTCGGTGTAATATTGCCAGGACACCTGAATCTGCACTAGAATGTTTTCTGGACAAACACCATGAAATTATCATTATTGACCATAGACATTCCAGATACTTTGATGCAGAAGCATTATGCAG gtCTATCAGAACAACTAAACCCTCAGAAAATACAGTCATTATTGGTGTAGTTCGAAG GCATGGTGATCGTGAAGAGTCATCAATATTGCCCCTGATCTCTGCTGGCTTCACAAGG AGATATGTAGAAAATTCTAATATAATGGCCTGTTACAATGAGTTGATTCAGCTGGAATTTGGAGAGGTGCGGGCACAATTCAAGCTGAG GGCTTGTAATTCATTATTTACAGCATTAGAGAAAAGTCAAGAAGCCATTGAGATCACAAGTGAAGACCATGTAATACAG tacgTCAATCCTGCTTTTGAAACAGTGATGGGCTATCAAATAGGTGAATTAATAGGAAAGGAATTAACAGAAGTGcctataaatgaaaaaaaagctgatttcctAGATACTATTAATTCCTGCATAAAGATAGGAAAG GAATGGCAAGGAATGTACTATgcgaaaaagaaaaatggagataGCATACAGCAAAATGTGAAGATAATACCTGTCATTGGACAGGGAGG AAAGATTAGACACTATGTGTCAATTAGTAGACTGTGCAATGACAACAATAAG GCAGAAAAAACATGTGAACGTGTTCAGGCTGAATCTCAGACAG ATATTCAGACTTGCAGACACAAAGACAGGAGGAAAGGATCACTAGATGTCAGATCCACAACCTCACGAGGGAGTGATG GCAGCTCACAACGGCGGCACTCTTCTATGGCCAGGATACATTCCATGACTATTGAAGCACCTATCACCAAG GTAATAAACATCATCAATGCTGCACAAGAAAGTAGTCCTATGCCAGTTGCAGAAGCTTTAGACCGAGTTTTGGAGATCTTAAGAACCACTGAGTTGTACTCTCCGCAACTGGGGACAAAAGATGAGGATCCACACACAAGTGACCTCGTTGGAGGATTAATGACA GATGGTTTACGACGATTATCAGGGAACGAATACATATTGTCAGCCAAAC AAACTCATCAGGTCGCTGGCAGTTTGATCTCTCCAATCTCCCTCAATGACATACCCCCACGGATAACAGAGGCAATGGAAAATGAAGAACACTGGGATTTTGATATCTTTGAACTTGAGGCTGCCACCCATAAAAG GCCTTTAGTTTATCTGGGTCTCAAAATATTTGCTCGCTTTGGAATCTGTGAATTCCTAAACTGTTCAGAATCAATTCTGAGGTCATGGTTACAAGTTATTGAAGCTAACTACCATTCCTCCAACTCCTACCATAATTCTACGCATTCTGCTGATGTGCTACATGCCACTGCTTATTTCTTGTCTAAAGAAAGAGTAAAG CAAACTTTGGATCCGATTGACGAGGTTGCTGCTCTCATTGCTGCCACGGTCCATGACGTGGATCACCCAGGAAGAACAAATTCTTTCCTGTGCAATGCTGGCAGTGAGCTAGCAATTCTCTACAATGACACCGCAGTGCTGGAGAGCCATCACGCTGCCCTAGCTTTCCAGCTCACCACCCAGGATGAcaaatgcaatatatttaaaagcatGGAGAG GAATGAGTATCGAACCCTTCGCCAAGCCATTATTGACATGGTCTTAGCCACAGAAATGACAAAGCACTTTGAGCATGTCAACAAGTTTGTCAACAGCATTAATAAACCCTTGGCAGCGCTAGAAGAAAATGGG AATAATGGTGATGGAGAGTCAGTCAAAACCGTTCTCACATCTCCTGAAAACCGTATCCTTATCAAACGCATGTTGATAAAGTGTGCGGACATTTCCAATCCATGCAGACCCTTAGAGCAGTGTATAGAGTGGGCTGGACGTATCTCTGAGGAGTATTTTGCACAG ACCGATGAAGAAAAGAGACAAGGCTTACCTGTGGTGATGCCAGTTTTTGACAGAAATACTTGTAGCATCCCCAAATCCCAAATATCATTCATTGATTACTTCATCACCGATATGTTTGATGCCTGGGATG CATTTGCAGACCTGCCAAATTTGATGCAGCATCTGGATAATAACTTTAAATACTGGAAAGGACTAGATGAAAGGAAGCTGCGGAGCCTTCGACCACCACCAGAATAG
- the PDE8A gene encoding high affinity cAMP-specific and IBMX-insensitive 3',5'-cyclic phosphodiesterase 8A isoform X3, which yields MGCAPSIHISDSRVVYHSSKESEECSSPHQTNTTMSQQQQGNPVPGLFIKSSNTSTYKAPVTDVQFGPMRLHQDQLQVLLVFAKEDNQSNGFCWACEKAGFRCNIARTPESALECFLDKHHEIIIIDHRHSRYFDAEALCRSIRTTKPSENTVIIGVVRRHGDREESSILPLISAGFTRRYVENSNIMACYNELIQLEFGEVRAQFKLRACNSLFTALEKSQEAIEITSEDHVIQYVNPAFETVMGYQIGELIGKELTEVPINEKKADFLDTINSCIKIGKEWQGMYYAKKKNGDSIQQNVKIIPVIGQGGKIRHYVSISRLCNDNNKAEKTCERVQAESQTDIQTCRHKDRRKGSLDVRSTTSRGSDGSSQRRHSSMARIHSMTIEAPITKVINIINAAQESSPMPVAEALDRVLEILRTTELYSPQLGTKDEDPHTSDLVGGLMTDGLRRLSGNEYILSAKQTHQVAGSLISPISLNDIPPRITEAMENEEHWDFDIFELEAATHKRPLVYLGLKIFARFGICEFLNCSESILRSWLQVIEANYHSSNSYHNSTHSADVLHATAYFLSKERVKQTLDPIDEVAALIAATVHDVDHPGRTNSFLCNAGSELAILYNDTAVLESHHAALAFQLTTQDDKCNIFKSMERNEYRTLRQAIIDMVLATEMTKHFEHVNKFVNSINKPLAALEENGVSNTNNGDGESVKTVLTSPENRILIKRMLIKCADISNPCRPLEQCIEWAGRISEEYFAQTDEEKRQGLPVVMPVFDRNTCSIPKSQISFIDYFITDMFDAWDAFADLPNLMQHLDNNFKYWKGLDERKLRSLRPPPE from the exons GTACTTTTAGTGTTTGCCAAAGAAGATAACCAGAGTAACGGGTTCTGTTGGGCATGTGAGAAAGCTGGATTTCGGTGTAATATTGCCAGGACACCTGAATCTGCACTAGAATGTTTTCTGGACAAACACCATGAAATTATCATTATTGACCATAGACATTCCAGATACTTTGATGCAGAAGCATTATGCAG gtCTATCAGAACAACTAAACCCTCAGAAAATACAGTCATTATTGGTGTAGTTCGAAG GCATGGTGATCGTGAAGAGTCATCAATATTGCCCCTGATCTCTGCTGGCTTCACAAGG AGATATGTAGAAAATTCTAATATAATGGCCTGTTACAATGAGTTGATTCAGCTGGAATTTGGAGAGGTGCGGGCACAATTCAAGCTGAG GGCTTGTAATTCATTATTTACAGCATTAGAGAAAAGTCAAGAAGCCATTGAGATCACAAGTGAAGACCATGTAATACAG tacgTCAATCCTGCTTTTGAAACAGTGATGGGCTATCAAATAGGTGAATTAATAGGAAAGGAATTAACAGAAGTGcctataaatgaaaaaaaagctgatttcctAGATACTATTAATTCCTGCATAAAGATAGGAAAG GAATGGCAAGGAATGTACTATgcgaaaaagaaaaatggagataGCATACAGCAAAATGTGAAGATAATACCTGTCATTGGACAGGGAGG AAAGATTAGACACTATGTGTCAATTAGTAGACTGTGCAATGACAACAATAAG GCAGAAAAAACATGTGAACGTGTTCAGGCTGAATCTCAGACAG ATATTCAGACTTGCAGACACAAAGACAGGAGGAAAGGATCACTAGATGTCAGATCCACAACCTCACGAGGGAGTGATG GCAGCTCACAACGGCGGCACTCTTCTATGGCCAGGATACATTCCATGACTATTGAAGCACCTATCACCAAG GTAATAAACATCATCAATGCTGCACAAGAAAGTAGTCCTATGCCAGTTGCAGAAGCTTTAGACCGAGTTTTGGAGATCTTAAGAACCACTGAGTTGTACTCTCCGCAACTGGGGACAAAAGATGAGGATCCACACACAAGTGACCTCGTTGGAGGATTAATGACA GATGGTTTACGACGATTATCAGGGAACGAATACATATTGTCAGCCAAAC AAACTCATCAGGTCGCTGGCAGTTTGATCTCTCCAATCTCCCTCAATGACATACCCCCACGGATAACAGAGGCAATGGAAAATGAAGAACACTGGGATTTTGATATCTTTGAACTTGAGGCTGCCACCCATAAAAG GCCTTTAGTTTATCTGGGTCTCAAAATATTTGCTCGCTTTGGAATCTGTGAATTCCTAAACTGTTCAGAATCAATTCTGAGGTCATGGTTACAAGTTATTGAAGCTAACTACCATTCCTCCAACTCCTACCATAATTCTACGCATTCTGCTGATGTGCTACATGCCACTGCTTATTTCTTGTCTAAAGAAAGAGTAAAG CAAACTTTGGATCCGATTGACGAGGTTGCTGCTCTCATTGCTGCCACGGTCCATGACGTGGATCACCCAGGAAGAACAAATTCTTTCCTGTGCAATGCTGGCAGTGAGCTAGCAATTCTCTACAATGACACCGCAGTGCTGGAGAGCCATCACGCTGCCCTAGCTTTCCAGCTCACCACCCAGGATGAcaaatgcaatatatttaaaagcatGGAGAG GAATGAGTATCGAACCCTTCGCCAAGCCATTATTGACATGGTCTTAGCCACAGAAATGACAAAGCACTTTGAGCATGTCAACAAGTTTGTCAACAGCATTAATAAACCCTTGGCAGCGCTAGAAGAAAATGGGGTAAGCAACACT AATAATGGTGATGGAGAGTCAGTCAAAACCGTTCTCACATCTCCTGAAAACCGTATCCTTATCAAACGCATGTTGATAAAGTGTGCGGACATTTCCAATCCATGCAGACCCTTAGAGCAGTGTATAGAGTGGGCTGGACGTATCTCTGAGGAGTATTTTGCACAG ACCGATGAAGAAAAGAGACAAGGCTTACCTGTGGTGATGCCAGTTTTTGACAGAAATACTTGTAGCATCCCCAAATCCCAAATATCATTCATTGATTACTTCATCACCGATATGTTTGATGCCTGGGATG CATTTGCAGACCTGCCAAATTTGATGCAGCATCTGGATAATAACTTTAAATACTGGAAAGGACTAGATGAAAGGAAGCTGCGGAGCCTTCGACCACCACCAGAATAG
- the PDE8A gene encoding high affinity cAMP-specific and IBMX-insensitive 3',5'-cyclic phosphodiesterase 8A isoform X7: MRLTGRVKEEEELAESKAPVTDVQFGPMRLHQDQLQVLLVFAKEDNQSNGFCWACEKAGFRCNIARTPESALECFLDKHHEIIIIDHRHSRYFDAEALCRSIRTTKPSENTVIIGVVRRHGDREESSILPLISAGFTRRYVENSNIMACYNELIQLEFGEVRAQFKLRACNSLFTALEKSQEAIEITSEDHVIQYVNPAFETVMGYQIGELIGKELTEVPINEKKADFLDTINSCIKIGKEWQGMYYAKKKNGDSIQQNVKIIPVIGQGGKIRHYVSISRLCNDNNKAEKTCERVQAESQTDIQTCRHKDRRKGSLDVRSTTSRGSDGSSQRRHSSMARIHSMTIEAPITKVINIINAAQESSPMPVAEALDRVLEILRTTELYSPQLGTKDEDPHTSDLVGGLMTDGLRRLSGNEYILSAKQTHQVAGSLISPISLNDIPPRITEAMENEEHWDFDIFELEAATHKRPLVYLGLKIFARFGICEFLNCSESILRSWLQVIEANYHSSNSYHNSTHSADVLHATAYFLSKERVKQTLDPIDEVAALIAATVHDVDHPGRTNSFLCNAGSELAILYNDTAVLESHHAALAFQLTTQDDKCNIFKSMERNEYRTLRQAIIDMVLATEMTKHFEHVNKFVNSINKPLAALEENGVSNTNNGDGESVKTVLTSPENRILIKRMLIKCADISNPCRPLEQCIEWAGRISEEYFAQTDEEKRQGLPVVMPVFDRNTCSIPKSQISFIDYFITDMFDAWDAFADLPNLMQHLDNNFKYWKGLDERKLRSLRPPPE, encoded by the exons GTACTTTTAGTGTTTGCCAAAGAAGATAACCAGAGTAACGGGTTCTGTTGGGCATGTGAGAAAGCTGGATTTCGGTGTAATATTGCCAGGACACCTGAATCTGCACTAGAATGTTTTCTGGACAAACACCATGAAATTATCATTATTGACCATAGACATTCCAGATACTTTGATGCAGAAGCATTATGCAG gtCTATCAGAACAACTAAACCCTCAGAAAATACAGTCATTATTGGTGTAGTTCGAAG GCATGGTGATCGTGAAGAGTCATCAATATTGCCCCTGATCTCTGCTGGCTTCACAAGG AGATATGTAGAAAATTCTAATATAATGGCCTGTTACAATGAGTTGATTCAGCTGGAATTTGGAGAGGTGCGGGCACAATTCAAGCTGAG GGCTTGTAATTCATTATTTACAGCATTAGAGAAAAGTCAAGAAGCCATTGAGATCACAAGTGAAGACCATGTAATACAG tacgTCAATCCTGCTTTTGAAACAGTGATGGGCTATCAAATAGGTGAATTAATAGGAAAGGAATTAACAGAAGTGcctataaatgaaaaaaaagctgatttcctAGATACTATTAATTCCTGCATAAAGATAGGAAAG GAATGGCAAGGAATGTACTATgcgaaaaagaaaaatggagataGCATACAGCAAAATGTGAAGATAATACCTGTCATTGGACAGGGAGG AAAGATTAGACACTATGTGTCAATTAGTAGACTGTGCAATGACAACAATAAG GCAGAAAAAACATGTGAACGTGTTCAGGCTGAATCTCAGACAG ATATTCAGACTTGCAGACACAAAGACAGGAGGAAAGGATCACTAGATGTCAGATCCACAACCTCACGAGGGAGTGATG GCAGCTCACAACGGCGGCACTCTTCTATGGCCAGGATACATTCCATGACTATTGAAGCACCTATCACCAAG GTAATAAACATCATCAATGCTGCACAAGAAAGTAGTCCTATGCCAGTTGCAGAAGCTTTAGACCGAGTTTTGGAGATCTTAAGAACCACTGAGTTGTACTCTCCGCAACTGGGGACAAAAGATGAGGATCCACACACAAGTGACCTCGTTGGAGGATTAATGACA GATGGTTTACGACGATTATCAGGGAACGAATACATATTGTCAGCCAAAC AAACTCATCAGGTCGCTGGCAGTTTGATCTCTCCAATCTCCCTCAATGACATACCCCCACGGATAACAGAGGCAATGGAAAATGAAGAACACTGGGATTTTGATATCTTTGAACTTGAGGCTGCCACCCATAAAAG GCCTTTAGTTTATCTGGGTCTCAAAATATTTGCTCGCTTTGGAATCTGTGAATTCCTAAACTGTTCAGAATCAATTCTGAGGTCATGGTTACAAGTTATTGAAGCTAACTACCATTCCTCCAACTCCTACCATAATTCTACGCATTCTGCTGATGTGCTACATGCCACTGCTTATTTCTTGTCTAAAGAAAGAGTAAAG CAAACTTTGGATCCGATTGACGAGGTTGCTGCTCTCATTGCTGCCACGGTCCATGACGTGGATCACCCAGGAAGAACAAATTCTTTCCTGTGCAATGCTGGCAGTGAGCTAGCAATTCTCTACAATGACACCGCAGTGCTGGAGAGCCATCACGCTGCCCTAGCTTTCCAGCTCACCACCCAGGATGAcaaatgcaatatatttaaaagcatGGAGAG GAATGAGTATCGAACCCTTCGCCAAGCCATTATTGACATGGTCTTAGCCACAGAAATGACAAAGCACTTTGAGCATGTCAACAAGTTTGTCAACAGCATTAATAAACCCTTGGCAGCGCTAGAAGAAAATGGGGTAAGCAACACT AATAATGGTGATGGAGAGTCAGTCAAAACCGTTCTCACATCTCCTGAAAACCGTATCCTTATCAAACGCATGTTGATAAAGTGTGCGGACATTTCCAATCCATGCAGACCCTTAGAGCAGTGTATAGAGTGGGCTGGACGTATCTCTGAGGAGTATTTTGCACAG ACCGATGAAGAAAAGAGACAAGGCTTACCTGTGGTGATGCCAGTTTTTGACAGAAATACTTGTAGCATCCCCAAATCCCAAATATCATTCATTGATTACTTCATCACCGATATGTTTGATGCCTGGGATG CATTTGCAGACCTGCCAAATTTGATGCAGCATCTGGATAATAACTTTAAATACTGGAAAGGACTAGATGAAAGGAAGCTGCGGAGCCTTCGACCACCACCAGAATAG